Part of the Bacillota bacterium genome, CAACAAAGAGAAATATTTTAAATTTCATCTTTTTCCCCCTGCCTGTTTTCCAGCCGCAGATATTTTCTGACCTCTAACCATAGCCGGAATATACCCAAAGACAAGAGAGCTCCGGCACCGTCTATGGCCACATCTACGAGCGAAGAGCCCCTGCCCGGGATATAGCTTTGATAATACTCATCGAACGAACCGTAGATCAAAGAAATCAAGAAGGCAACAACAGCCGCCCTGTTATTCCAACCCTGCAAGTGCCCGTTCGAAGCACGATAAAGGAGCAAGGCCAGCAGTGCATATCCGCAGAGATGCCCGACTTTGGCGGGAAGGGGAAATGATTTCAGCACATCGCTCCCGGCCGGTTGAGAAGAAAAATAAGTAATCAATCCCATCTGGATCAGGACCGGACCCCACAGCAAAATTTGTTTGAAAATACGCTGGCCTGTCATGGCAACCCCCATATTTATTTTAAAATACCAAAACTTTTTGCATACCGCTACCAGCAATGATCACGATGTGGTTCTGCCGCGTTGTTTTCCAACGTCTTGATTCTACCACGGCGGTTTTGGGGGAAATGCAAAGTGTCAACGCGGGAATAATCATTTGCTGTACGCCGGCATCCATCCACCTCGGTGATGAACTTCGTAAAGCTCATCGCAAAGTGCCACTATCCGGTCCACGTTGAGTTCCGAAGAGGTATGAGGGTCGAGAGCTGCGGCCGTATAGACATATTCCATTTTCCGTTCCCTGGCTGCCAGGATGGTCATTACCTGAACATTGATATTGGTCCGGTTCAAGAAAGCAAGCTCTTCCGGCAACCGACCAAATTTTTCGACATGGAATCCATCCCTGTCAACAGTCAGGGGTACCTCCACACAGGCATATTCCGGCAAATTCGAGATGATACCCCCCGTATTCAGAACGCTTCCGTTGAACGCATAAGGTCTATTTTCAACCGCGGCCTTGATGATGTAAGATCCAAATTCATGCGTCTTCCGGTGCCCCAACCTGCGCTTGAAAGTCATGAAAAATCTTGCAATTTTCCATCCTTTGATTTGCGCCCGACATCTGCGGGGGTATTCATCCAGGGGGATCTGAAATTCCTTGATCAATTCTGGACAACGCTCCTTGATGTAATATGGCAAATATTCAGCAGCATGTTCCGATGATTCGGTAATATAACATCCAAAATGTTTCATCATATCGTGGCGGACCTTATCGGGGATTACATGGGCAATATTGTGCTTGTATTTCCCCGATCGGGAAATGCTTCTGATCAAGGGATAGAGGTCGTTGCCCTGCCTGTCTTCAATATTCAATAACCATGCCTGATGGTTTATGCCTCCGATCTTGTAACGGCAAGTATCAATGTGTTTTCCCAGGCGAACCGTGCGGAGCAGCCATGGGACACAGACCTGAACGCTGTGGCACAGCCCGACTGCTTTCACTCCGGTATGCATCAGCAGATACCCGGTCAACATGGCCATGGGGTTTGAATAATTCAGGAAAAGTGCTTCGGGACAGATCTCCTCGATATCACGGGCAAACTCTTCCAGAACGGGGAT contains:
- the vanZ gene encoding VanZ family protein; amino-acid sequence: MTGQRIFKQILLWGPVLIQMGLITYFSSQPAGSDVLKSFPLPAKVGHLCGYALLALLLYRASNGHLQGWNNRAAVVAFLISLIYGSFDEYYQSYIPGRGSSLVDVAIDGAGALLSLGIFRLWLEVRKYLRLENRQGEKDEI
- a CDS encoding alpha-glucosidase/alpha-galactosidase, which encodes MRICFLGAGSTVFAKNVLGDCIRTPELGKFEIALHDIDEQRLNESFVIVSAVNRRYGQPATISKYLDRRQALQGADFIINAIQVGGYDPCTITDFEIPKKYGLRQTIADTLGIGGIFRALRTIPVLEEFARDIEEICPEALFLNYSNPMAMLTGYLLMHTGVKAVGLCHSVQVCVPWLLRTVRLGKHIDTCRYKIGGINHQAWLLNIEDRQGNDLYPLIRSISRSGKYKHNIAHVIPDKVRHDMMKHFGCYITESSEHAAEYLPYYIKERCPELIKEFQIPLDEYPRRCRAQIKGWKIARFFMTFKRRLGHRKTHEFGSYIIKAAVENRPYAFNGSVLNTGGIISNLPEYACVEVPLTVDRDGFHVEKFGRLPEELAFLNRTNINVQVMTILAARERKMEYVYTAAALDPHTSSELNVDRIVALCDELYEVHHRGGWMPAYSK